TTTGATCGAAGTTCCGCAGCCCGGCGAAACCTTTATGGTGGTGTCTTCCGAACGGGAGGCCCGTAACGCCTTTTCTGATACCCGATCTCTCCAGCGCGACGCGGGAACTCCTGTGAGAAAGGCGTCTCTGGAAGACCTTTATTCCCAGATGAAAGAAGGACAAGTGCCTCAGCTCAATCTGCTGGTAAAGTGCGACGTCCAGGGATCCGTGGAGGCTCTTTGCGCGTCCCTGGAAAAAATGGCCACCGACGAAGTAGGGGTGACCATCGTTCATAAGGGTGTGGGACGTATCGCGGAGTCAGACGTGATGCTGGCAGCTGCCTCGAACGCCGTGATTGTCGGTTTCAACGTCCGCCCGGACGCTAACGCCAAAAGAATCGCCGAGGCCGATGGTGTCGAGATCCGCCTCTACAACGTCATCTACGACGTCATCGATGAAGTGAAATCCGCTATGGAAGGGCTTTTGAAACCCACGTTGCGGGAGCAGCGTCAGGGCGAGGTGGAGGTGCGCGAGGTCTTCAAGATCCCGAAGGCGGGCAAGATCGCAGGGTGTCATGTCACGCAGGGTTTGGTGCGCCGCTCCTCCCGAATACGAGTCGTGCGGGCGGGAATCGTCATCTGGGACGGGAACATCTCCACTCTCCGGCATTTCAAGGATGAGGCGCGAGAGGTCAAGGCTGGGTTCGACTGCGGAATCGCTCTGGCCGGGTTTCAAGACTTCGAGGAGGGCGATATTCTGGAACCCTACGAGATCATCGAGGAGAAACGGACTCTTTGATTTTGTGTAAATTTGATTTTGTGTAAAAATTTATTTGGAATTTTAATTTACATGTTACCCCTCGGCAAGAGGTGAACAAAAAATATGGGGACATTTCGTATGGCCAGGATTAACAAGCAGCTCCAGCGCGAAATATCGCTTCTGCTGGAGCAGCGCGTAAAGAACGACATGGCGAGAAACGCCGTTATAACCGGAGTAGAGTGTGCCCGTGATCTGGAGTTCGCGCGAGTGTACTTCACGACAATAAACTCCGCTAACCGTGAATCTGTGCTGACCGAGCTGCGCAAATTGAAGGGCGCTTTGCGTTCCATGTTGGGGCAGGTTTTGGAGCTACGTCATATCCCGGCACTTGAATTTATGATCGACCAATCGCTGGACTACGGAGAGCGAATCGACGGCATCCTCCACAAATTGGGGTTGGATTCCGTCAAAAACGACGAGGAATCCTGAAGTAGAAAATAGAGATGGCGAAGATCAATTGTAAAACGAAGGACAAAGAGAAAACGATAGAGAAAACGATAGAGAAAACGACGGAGCCCAGAAGCGACCTGCCGGTTTCCGCGAAGTTGTTGGCGGAAGTGGCTCGAACTCTGGAAAACGCTTCGGCGTGGAGCCTTTTTTCGCACATGAAATTGGATGGGGATGCCTTAGGTACGGCGACGGCCCTCTTCGAGGCCGGAGTGCTCCAGGGTAAAACCATACGCTGGATAGGTCCCGATCCCGTGCCTCCCTCTTACCGCTTTTTGCCCCATGTGGAAGAATACGTAACCCAAAAGGAATATCGTTTTGACGAAAAAGATCGTCTATACGTTTTTCTGGATTCGGCCAATGAGGATAGAGGGACAAGGGGTCTCCGAGACCGGTCTCCTAGCACGTTCATCTTGAATATTGATCATCACGAGGACAATTCCAGGTTTGGCACGTTGAACTGCGTGGAACCCAAAGCCTCCTCCACATCGGAACTGTTGTGGCACGTCATGAAGGCGGGGGGCTGGACCATCACACCCCACATCGCTGAATGCCTTTACACGGGCATTGTCGCCGACACGGGAAACTTTGTGTTCAGCAACACCACCTCCACGACGCACCAGGTAACCGCGGATCTCCTGAGACGCGGAGTGGACCCCGCCAGAATAGACGCTTTCCTGCGTCAGACTCGCTCGCTGGAGGGGATGCACCTTTGGGGCGTGGCCCTGGGGCGCATCTGCCGCTGGGGAGAGAAAAATCAGTTTGCCATGTCCTGGTTGACGCAAGAAGATTTCCGTTTGACGAAAGCCAACGCTTCTGACACGGAGATGTTGGTCAGCCAGTTACTCCTCATCCGAGATGTTCGTTTCGCCGTTTTGCTCACGGAAGAAGAGCGCGAGGTCAAAGCGAGCTTCCGATCGAGAGCGGAATCCGTCGCCGCGTCTACTGTCGCCCGCGCCCTGGGCGGAGGAGGACATCCTCGCGCGTCGGGGGCGCAATTACCTCCGCCGCTGGACCAAGCCATCCGATCCGTCCGAGAAACCGTGGAGGCCGCCTATGCCGAATGGGCTTCTTCTGGTCGATAAACCAGTGGGAACCCGAAGCGCCGAGTGTGTCTCCCGCGTCAAATGCCTCCTAGGCAAGGACGTGAAGGTGGGACATGCTGGGACCCTGGATTCGACCGCGTCGGGACTTTTGTTGTTACTTCTTGGAAAGGCGACACGCCTGTCGGACTACGTGATGAAACTCCCCAAAAAATACGAGGCGTCGGCTCGGCTGGGGGTCTCTACTGATACGTGCGACGCCTCCGGACAGGTTATTTTTCGCGGGGACGCGTCGCGGATGGATGAGCGCGCCCTTGATCGGGTTCTCTGCTCCTTCTGGGGCACGCGTATGCAACGCCCTCCTGAGATATCGGCTTTGAAAGTAAACGGAAAGGCGTCTCACAAAATGGCGAGACGAGGCGAGGTGCCGGACCTGACCCCGCGCCCTGTCTCCATCACTGCCGCGGCTCGGAGTTCTTCCCTATTGGGCGGACGGGTCACGATCTCCGTGTTTTGTGGCAAGGGAACCTACATCCGCGGCATCGTTCGCGACATGGGTACGGCCTTGGGCTGCGGCGCCCACGTGGAAGCGCTGCGCCGTTTGTCGATAGGAGCCTTTCATGTTTCCGACGCCTATGCTTTGGAAGAATTGGAAGAATTGGGAAACTTGAAAAATTTGATAAATTTGAGGGAATTAGGGAGGCCGTTTCACCGCATCGTCTTGACAAAAGACGCTGAACGCCGTCTTTTGAATGGCCTTTGTGTACCCTTAGCGGACGCTGGGCGCTATTTTCCCGGAACAATAGGACTGGGCAAGGGATTGTGCGTCGAGGGCGAAAGAATGATCGGATTCGCCAGAATGACACGAAGCTCCGAAAAAGGGCCTGTTCTTCTGAAGTCCGAAGCCAATATTGTAGACGTGGAGTCCTGAAGATTATGCGCGAACATAAGGGCAACGAGAAATGATTGCCGCGCTGGGAGCTTTCGATGGGTTTCACCGAGGGCACGCGCTCCTTTTCGAGCGGGCAAAGATTTTGGCTTTCCCTCTGAATTTGGAGTGGGGAGCGATTACTTTCGATCCACATCCGGGGCTTTTTATGAGGGCGATTTCCGGGGTTCTCTTCACTTCGCGGGAAAGAGAGCTGATCCGGCTTTTTCTGGAGATTCCTCGGCTGGTCAGCCTCAAATTCGACGAGGAGCTGGCGCGTTTTTCCCCCGATCTTTTCTGGGAATATCTGCGGGAGAAGGTGGTGATCGAGGGGATCGTTGTAGGACAAGATTTCCGCTTCGGCTACCGCCGCACCGGAGATGTGGCACTATTGGAGCGATACTGCCGCGAAGGAGATATTCCCTTTCTGTCGGTGGACATTCTGGAGTATTTGGGGAGCAAAATATCCAGTTCGGTCATTCGGGGACAGGTAGTGTCCGGGCAATGCGAACTCGCCATCAGCAATCTAGGCTATCCCTATTTTCTCTGGTCAGAAGTTGTTCACGGCCTAGGGCGAGGTAGAGAGCTGGGATTTCCCACGGCGAATCTGAGCGTTCCTTCTTTCAAACTTCTTCCCGCTGACGGAGTGTACGCCGTCGCCGTGCTCGTTAAAGGCAAGTGGAAGGCGGGGGCTCTGTCCATCGGTAAAAACCCCACCTTTACAGATATTTCCGACATTCGGGTAGAGGTCTTCATTTTGGACTACGAAGGAGACCTCTACGATGAAAGTCTGCCCGTCTTCTTTCTCTCACGTTTGCGTCCCCAGGTGCCTTTCAAAGACGTGGACCAGCTCGTCATGCAAATCGACGCGGACTCCAGGCGGGCGCGGACCGTGTTCCGGCACAGCTTTGCGCAGCACACGGAATGGTACGCCGGGTTCTTGATCGCTTACGTCGAACTTCTGAGCAAGCTGGGCTGCGAGATCCCGAAGGACTGAAGTGAATGATTGTAAATGACTTGTTTTTAGCTATTCTAACTTTAGGCCTTTTACTTTAATTTATATAAGGGGGCCATTGTTTGTTTTTCATCGACACACATTGCCACATCAATTCCGATCAATTGAGAGCGGATGGTGCTTCTTTCGTTGGACGTGCGGGGGAGGCCGGGGTGGCGCATATCCTAGTGGCGGGTTCCGACCTGGCGACCAGTCTAGAGGCGGTGGAACTGGCCCATACTTATGAACTCCAAGGCGTCTACGCGGCTGTGGGTGTACATCCCCACGACGCGAAAACCGTGGAGGGCGGACTGCCGGAAGAGCTTCTGAACCTCGCGCGAGATTCCCGAGTTGTCGCCATCGGGGAGACGGGACTCGATTATTACTACGATCACTCGCCCCGCAACGTACAGCAAAGCGTCTTCCTCATGCACCTGAAGTGGGCGGCGGAGATAAACAAACCCCTGGTCCTTCACGTCCGGGACGCGATGCCCGACATTCTGGAGCTGTTGGGGGGGGGAAATTCTTCCTTATCTTCAAAAATACCGCTGATCTTCCACTGTTACGCAGGGGGACTCGAATACCTGAGTGCCATGAGGGATCTAGACGCGTACCTGTCCTTGGGAGGGCCCGTCACCTGGCCAAAAAACGACGCACTCCGGTTGGTGGCCGCCCGTATTCCCGAAAATCGTCTGCTTTGCGAGACGGATTCTCCCTGGCTGACGCCCAAACCCCACAGAGGCAAGCTCAACGAACCAGCCTACGTTCGTCTTGTTTACGAGGAAATCGCGAAGGCCAGGGATCTTTCCGTCGAACGCCTGGCTCGGATCGTCGACGAAAACGCCGCGCGCCTCTTCGGCTGGGGAATCCTTCACGAATCTAAAACTGAATCGAACGCGCCGGTAGCGCAAAACCATGTTCGAGTTTAAGATTATCGCCCGTTGTAACGAGACCGGCGCCAGGGCTGGAGAATTCGTGACGCCCCACGGGGTGGTGAAAACCCCCGTGTTCATGCCCGTGGGAACTCAGGCGACAGTGAAGGCCATGACTCCCCGAGAACTCGAAGAAATTGAGGCCCAGATTATTTTGGGTAACACCTACCACCTTTACTTGCGCCCCGGCGCAGAGGTCGTGGCTCAGGCGGGGGGACTACACCGTTTCATGGGCTGGAATCGCCCGATCCTCACGGACAGCGGGGGATTCCAGGTTTTTTCCCTGGCGCGGCTCAATAAAGTCACCGACAAAGAGGTGTTATGCCAGTCTCATGTCGACGGGTCATTTCACGCCATGTCTCCTGAATGGGCCATGAAAGTTCAGCGGTTGCTGGGCAGCGACATCGCCATGTGCTTCGACCAGTGTATCCCGTACCCCTCTGAGCAGCAGGAGGCGGAGAAAGCCCTCGAACGGACGACTCTCTGGGCTCGGCGCTCGAAGGAGGCTCACCTCCAAGAGGCGAGCCTTCAGGGAGCTAACGTCACTCAGGCTTTGTTCGGTATTGTCCAAGGTTCCACATTCGACGATCTCCGACTGCGCTCGGCCCAGGAACTTGCTGAAATTGACTTCCCCGGTTATGGAATCGGCGGCCTCTCGGTAGGAGAGCCTCACGAGGACATGTACCGCATTCTAGATCTGCTGAACCCCGCTCTGCCGAAGGACAAACCCCGCTACCTGATGGGGGTGGGTTACCCTCCCAACATCGTAGAGGCCATCGCCAGGGGCATCGATATGTTCGACTGCGTGTTGCCCACCCGCAATGGTCGCAACGGAACACTCTTCACCTCATTTGGACGTGTGAACATCAAGGGGCAAAAATACGAGCGAGACTTCTCCCCGGTGGACCCCGCCTGCGACTGCTATTTGTGCCGCGCCTTCACCCGGGCCTATCTGCGTCACCTGTACCAAGCGGGGGAAATCCTGGCGGCGCGGCTCTGCACCTGGCACAACCTGCGTTTTACGATACGCCTGGCTCGGGAGGCTCGAGAGGCCATCCTGAAAGGCGAATATCCCCGTTTTCTGGCTCGTTTCCGGGAAAGTTTTCGAGATTCGAGACCTGATGCCCAAAATGGGGACGCAGGAGGTGAATGATTGATGCCGCGACGGATGTCTCGACTTGAGGTGGACCGCTGGAACCCGGACTCGAAACCGATTGCTAAGGCGGCGTCGATTTTGAGGAACGGGGGATTGGTGGCGTTCCCGACGGAAACCGTTTATGGTCTGGGGGCGGACGGATTGAACCCGGAAGCGGTCCAGGAGATTTTCCGAGCCAAAGGGCGCCCTGCGGACAATCCACTGATTTTGCATCTGAGTGACTATAGGGAAGCGGAGCGATTGGCGAGGGTCGATGAGCGCACGAGGGCCATCATGGCCGCTTTCTGGCCCGGCCCATTGACTTTAGTACTCCCCGCGAGCCCTGTTGTCCCCCAAGAGGTAACCGGTGGGCTTTCCACCGTGGCCTTGCGTGTTCCCGACCACCCTGTGGCCTTAGCGCTGATCCGGGCGGCGGGTTGCCCCGTGGCTGGGCCCAGCGCGAATCGCAGCGGTCGCCCTAGTCCTACGGACGCTGAGGCGGTGGCGGCCGATCTGGGCGACCGGATCGACCTTCTGCTAGACGCGGGCGAGACGGACGTAGGGCTGGAGTCGACAGTGGTGGATTTGACGGGACGGGAAGTTCTTCTGTTGCGGCCCGGAGGAACGCCGGTGGAAAGGCTAGAGGCGTTTTTCGAGGAACCTCTGGGGATTCCAGACGGAGACGCGAAAAGACACTCGCCGGGGACGCGTTATAGGCATTACGCCCCAACCGTGCCGGTACACATCTGGATACCCGGAGAAGAACTCCCACGGTCCATCGCCTCCTCTGCGTCGGGTTTTATGGGTATGACGCCACCACCGGCCCACTTCGCTCAAACAATTCTCTTCGATTCTGAGGAAAGCTACGCCAGGGGAATGTTCGCGAGCTTCAGGCGTTTCGAGGCGGCGGGACTCCGCTATATCGTCGTCGAATGGCCAAGGCCGGAGGGGTTGGGACTTGCTCTACGGGATCGTATCCGCAGAGCGGCGCTCGCCGAACGAGCTCTGCCCCCCTGAGCTTGAATGTTTACGATAAAGCGATAAGAAAGCCAACGGCTTCAGTCGTTGGATGAGAGTTGGATGAGATTGAATGAGATTGAATAAGATTGAATGAGAATCGTAACGCCGCCGTTGGCGGCGTTTGTTTTGTATTTGGTTTCTTGCCATATGTCTACTTTCATGTTAAACTCCGTTTATGGCTTATCAACGATGGATTCATTCGAACACATCTGTGTTCAATATTGGTTATCATCTTATCTGGTGTCCAAAATATCGGCGCAAGGTGCTTGTTGGTGATGTAGAAATACGACTTAAAGAACTTTTATACGAGAAAGCTGATGAGATCGATGTTCAGATTGCGAAGCTTGAGATCATGCCGAATCACATTCACGCCTTTGTCCCTTTGTCAAAATGCGGCCTATAAACGCTCCTCACTATATTGTCCGACAGCTCAAGGGCTATACCGCAAGAGTATTGCGCTTGGAATTTCCTCATCTCCTGAAAATGCCTTTCTTGTGGACACATTCGTACTACTATGAATCTATGGGGCATATTTCAGAGAAAACTATCATGAGGTTTGAACAAAGCAATAAATTTGTATAAAATAGCATCAAAGGGTGTGTATTTGGGAGGTTGATTTGTTGCGAAACGCGTGTAAACTATGCCTTTTGCCATTGCTGTCGATTCTATTCTTCGCGGGTTACGTGGAAGCGAGAGATATTTACGTGCGCCTAGCGGATGGTCCTTCAAGTGTTTCCTTGTCCTCGGATGGCACGATAACCCTTCTCGACGCTGGAAAGAAAAACTTTGGTTTGGGGAAGACGGCGGTGTTGACGCGCTCCGGCGGGTTCGCGCTGGTAGGAAAAAACAAATTTTCTCTTCCTCTGCAGATCTCCAGTTCGGGGCTTTTGGGCTTCAAGGGTAGAAAATACAGAGGTAAATTTCTCCTCACTAAAGAATTTGTTCTAATCAATATCCTGGATGTGGAAGATTACATCCGAGGCGTTTTGCCCGCGGAGGCCATCCCTGGATGGCCCATAGAATATTTGAAGGTTCAGGCGATCATTTCCCGCACCTATGGGTTGCGCCAAAGCCTGAATCGTTCCGTTCGCGGTTACGATGTCGCCGATAACACTTCTGACCAGGTTTACAAAGGGGCTGGTGTAGAAACGACCTTCACCAATCAAGCGATTAAGGAAACCGAAGGTGAAGTTTTGGCCTATGGCGGTAATCTGGCCTTTACCCCTTATCATTCCGACAGCGGTGGGCACACGGCCACGAACGCCCACGTGTGGGGAAAAGATATCCCCTACTTGAGAGGAGTGAAAGAACTTGTAGTTTATCAATCCCCCAATACTAACTGGACTGCCAAGATTTCCGGTTCCCAGGTGCAGGCGGCCTTGGCCAAAGTAGGCGGTAACATAGGAAGGGTCAAAGAAATTCAGGTGTCAGAGATGGATTCAGGCGGTCGCGCCACAAACTTGACGTTTATAGGAAGCGGGGGGTCCTCGACGATAAAGTCTAGTCAGTTCCGAACAGTTATAGGACCCAATCTCTTGAAGAGCACCATGCTGACAAACGGTGTTCCTCTACCGAAGACGCTCCAGGGGACAAAGACACCTAACACCCCCGCGAAGAACGACGCTCTGCTCGGAGCGCCGGTTCCGACCTCGAATCTTTCCATGTCCGAAACCGAGGAGCTTCGCCTGATACTCATGACCTCGGAAGGGGTTTTCACCTCAACTGAACTGATGGATATGTTACTGAAGCCCGAAAAACGCAAAGAGTACCTTTATATAGGAATAGAAAGAAGCGGCTCGGAGAAAAAAAAGGAACCCCCAAAAACCCCTTTACCGAAGTCCTTGCCATCGGCCTCGATGCCCACTCTTCGTTCCGGGGGATCCATCTCTGAGGAAAATGGGTATTTCGTTTTTCAAGGCAGAGGATGGGGACATGGGGTGGGGCTTTCTCAATGGGGGGCTCAGGCCCTGGCGAGAGAGGGTTGGACGGCCAGGCGTATTCTCGAACACTATTATCCGGGAACCGCGGTTAAACGTTTCCAATGATTCCGAGTCTTTACACCCTCGACGCCTATGACTATGAATTGCCGGAGTCCCAAATCGCCCAGATGCCGGCAATGCCTAGGGATTCCGCTCGACTTTTGATCTGGAGCGTGACAGGGGACCAGGTGGAGCACCGCGTGTTTCGAGACATTCCAGACTATTTGAAAGACGGAGACCTTTTGGTGTTAAATGATACCCGCGTGCTGCCCGCGCGGCTGTGGGGCAACAAAAACGGCAGTGGCGGCAAGGTGGAAATTCTGTTGCTCCGGCCGATAGAACCGAATTATTGTGTTTGGAAAGCGCTGCTTCGGCCGGCCCGGAAGCTATCTGTTGGTTCCGAGGTGCGGGTAGGTGATCATGTTCTTACCATTGAAGACAGAGAAGACGAGGGCATAGGGCTTGTGAGAGTTGGAAAAAACAAAGAAGACGTGCTCGCTTTTTTGAAGACTCATGGTCAGACGCCTTTGCCGCCTTATATCAAATATATCGACCGGACGGATTTTTCGCGTTTGCGGGACGCGTATCAAACTGTTTTCGCCTTGAACGACGGTTCCGTGGCGGCCCCCACCGCGAGTTTGCACT
The genomic region above belongs to Synergistaceae bacterium and contains:
- the rbfA gene encoding 30S ribosome-binding factor RbfA — encoded protein: MGTFRMARINKQLQREISLLLEQRVKNDMARNAVITGVECARDLEFARVYFTTINSANRESVLTELRKLKGALRSMLGQVLELRHIPALEFMIDQSLDYGERIDGILHKLGLDSVKNDEES
- a CDS encoding threonylcarbamoyl-AMP synthase, with the translated sequence MPRRMSRLEVDRWNPDSKPIAKAASILRNGGLVAFPTETVYGLGADGLNPEAVQEIFRAKGRPADNPLILHLSDYREAERLARVDERTRAIMAAFWPGPLTLVLPASPVVPQEVTGGLSTVALRVPDHPVALALIRAAGCPVAGPSANRSGRPSPTDAEAVAADLGDRIDLLLDAGETDVGLESTVVDLTGREVLLLRPGGTPVERLEAFFEEPLGIPDGDAKRHSPGTRYRHYAPTVPVHIWIPGEELPRSIASSASGFMGMTPPPAHFAQTILFDSEESYARGMFASFRRFEAAGLRYIVVEWPRPEGLGLALRDRIRRAALAERALPP
- the tgt gene encoding tRNA guanosine(34) transglycosylase Tgt, which encodes MFEFKIIARCNETGARAGEFVTPHGVVKTPVFMPVGTQATVKAMTPRELEEIEAQIILGNTYHLYLRPGAEVVAQAGGLHRFMGWNRPILTDSGGFQVFSLARLNKVTDKEVLCQSHVDGSFHAMSPEWAMKVQRLLGSDIAMCFDQCIPYPSEQQEAEKALERTTLWARRSKEAHLQEASLQGANVTQALFGIVQGSTFDDLRLRSAQELAEIDFPGYGIGGLSVGEPHEDMYRILDLLNPALPKDKPRYLMGVGYPPNIVEAIARGIDMFDCVLPTRNGRNGTLFTSFGRVNIKGQKYERDFSPVDPACDCYLCRAFTRAYLRHLYQAGEILAARLCTWHNLRFTIRLAREAREAILKGEYPRFLARFRESFRDSRPDAQNGDAGGE
- the truB gene encoding tRNA pseudouridine(55) synthase TruB: MPNGLLLVDKPVGTRSAECVSRVKCLLGKDVKVGHAGTLDSTASGLLLLLLGKATRLSDYVMKLPKKYEASARLGVSTDTCDASGQVIFRGDASRMDERALDRVLCSFWGTRMQRPPEISALKVNGKASHKMARRGEVPDLTPRPVSITAAARSSSLLGGRVTISVFCGKGTYIRGIVRDMGTALGCGAHVEALRRLSIGAFHVSDAYALEELEELGNLKNLINLRELGRPFHRIVLTKDAERRLLNGLCVPLADAGRYFPGTIGLGKGLCVEGERMIGFARMTRSSEKGPVLLKSEANIVDVES
- a CDS encoding DHH family phosphoesterase, which produces MAKINCKTKDKEKTIEKTIEKTTEPRSDLPVSAKLLAEVARTLENASAWSLFSHMKLDGDALGTATALFEAGVLQGKTIRWIGPDPVPPSYRFLPHVEEYVTQKEYRFDEKDRLYVFLDSANEDRGTRGLRDRSPSTFILNIDHHEDNSRFGTLNCVEPKASSTSELLWHVMKAGGWTITPHIAECLYTGIVADTGNFVFSNTTSTTHQVTADLLRRGVDPARIDAFLRQTRSLEGMHLWGVALGRICRWGEKNQFAMSWLTQEDFRLTKANASDTEMLVSQLLLIRDVRFAVLLTEEEREVKASFRSRAESVAASTVARALGGGGHPRASGAQLPPPLDQAIRSVRETVEAAYAEWASSGR
- a CDS encoding TatD family hydrolase, producing the protein MFFIDTHCHINSDQLRADGASFVGRAGEAGVAHILVAGSDLATSLEAVELAHTYELQGVYAAVGVHPHDAKTVEGGLPEELLNLARDSRVVAIGETGLDYYYDHSPRNVQQSVFLMHLKWAAEINKPLVLHVRDAMPDILELLGGGNSSLSSKIPLIFHCYAGGLEYLSAMRDLDAYLSLGGPVTWPKNDALRLVAARIPENRLLCETDSPWLTPKPHRGKLNEPAYVRLVYEEIAKARDLSVERLARIVDENAARLFGWGILHESKTESNAPVAQNHVRV
- the queA gene encoding tRNA preQ1(34) S-adenosylmethionine ribosyltransferase-isomerase QueA, whose amino-acid sequence is MIPSLYTLDAYDYELPESQIAQMPAMPRDSARLLIWSVTGDQVEHRVFRDIPDYLKDGDLLVLNDTRVLPARLWGNKNGSGGKVEILLLRPIEPNYCVWKALLRPARKLSVGSEVRVGDHVLTIEDREDEGIGLVRVGKNKEDVLAFLKTHGQTPLPPYIKYIDRTDFSRLRDAYQTVFALNDGSVAAPTASLHFTEELLKRIADRGVELAWVTLHVGLGTFRPVKIQDIREHRIHNEYCEVPQATEEAVTRCRLRHGRVVAAGTTVARTLESAATENGAIQGGVRRGAMETELFIYPGFDYKVVDAMITNFHLPKSSLLMLVAAFVNSLTGGDREMTALATLQKTYSLAINEGYRFFSFGDAMFIKK
- a CDS encoding SpoIID/LytB domain-containing protein translates to MRNACKLCLLPLLSILFFAGYVEARDIYVRLADGPSSVSLSSDGTITLLDAGKKNFGLGKTAVLTRSGGFALVGKNKFSLPLQISSSGLLGFKGRKYRGKFLLTKEFVLINILDVEDYIRGVLPAEAIPGWPIEYLKVQAIISRTYGLRQSLNRSVRGYDVADNTSDQVYKGAGVETTFTNQAIKETEGEVLAYGGNLAFTPYHSDSGGHTATNAHVWGKDIPYLRGVKELVVYQSPNTNWTAKISGSQVQAALAKVGGNIGRVKEIQVSEMDSGGRATNLTFIGSGGSSTIKSSQFRTVIGPNLLKSTMLTNGVPLPKTLQGTKTPNTPAKNDALLGAPVPTSNLSMSETEELRLILMTSEGVFTSTELMDMLLKPEKRKEYLYIGIERSGSEKKKEPPKTPLPKSLPSASMPTLRSGGSISEENGYFVFQGRGWGHGVGLSQWGAQALAREGWTARRILEHYYPGTAVKRFQ
- the ribF gene encoding riboflavin biosynthesis protein RibF, yielding MIAALGAFDGFHRGHALLFERAKILAFPLNLEWGAITFDPHPGLFMRAISGVLFTSRERELIRLFLEIPRLVSLKFDEELARFSPDLFWEYLREKVVIEGIVVGQDFRFGYRRTGDVALLERYCREGDIPFLSVDILEYLGSKISSSVIRGQVVSGQCELAISNLGYPYFLWSEVVHGLGRGRELGFPTANLSVPSFKLLPADGVYAVAVLVKGKWKAGALSIGKNPTFTDISDIRVEVFILDYEGDLYDESLPVFFLSRLRPQVPFKDVDQLVMQIDADSRRARTVFRHSFAQHTEWYAGFLIAYVELLSKLGCEIPKD